In Phosphitispora fastidiosa, a single genomic region encodes these proteins:
- a CDS encoding glycosyltransferase: MKVKKIYFLTGNLGYGGATKILIQLANYLSNNNQIVKIINFGTKDSFYWINSEIKIINIIGGFTNIRKLRRLFQLIYLRGIIKRDKPDVLIAFENMAKLLAVSATALSKTKVIVSERKDPYNYNRKKKRYMHLRYIFADGCVFQTSGASRYFPKSVRRKGTVIPNFINIEKPNLHPIELRKNEIAFVARFELAQKRQDIMIKAFKLVIKKHPKVKLVFYGDGPDIDTVKTMVSEYDLSDSIVFAGVISNMDNVYRHSRLFVLTSEYEGIPNVLIEAMAYGLPVISTDCSPGGARLLIDSGVNGIIVPVNDFKKLAEAIIYLLDNPKIAEGYGAKAQEVVDRFKPAKILPMWQEYINAIIF, from the coding sequence GTGAAAGTGAAAAAAATATATTTCTTGACGGGTAATTTAGGATACGGTGGAGCCACAAAGATTTTAATCCAGTTAGCGAATTATTTGTCAAATAATAATCAGATTGTCAAAATCATTAATTTTGGTACAAAGGATAGCTTTTATTGGATTAATTCAGAAATTAAAATCATTAACATAATTGGGGGATTTACCAATATTCGAAAGTTGAGAAGATTATTTCAACTGATATATTTAAGAGGAATCATAAAACGAGATAAGCCAGATGTCTTAATAGCTTTTGAAAACATGGCAAAATTACTGGCAGTAAGCGCAACTGCTCTTTCCAAGACGAAAGTAATAGTGTCAGAACGAAAGGATCCTTATAATTATAATAGGAAAAAAAAGCGATATATGCATTTACGGTATATATTTGCAGATGGGTGTGTATTTCAAACCTCTGGGGCATCTAGATATTTCCCGAAGTCAGTACGAAGAAAAGGCACGGTTATTCCAAATTTCATCAATATAGAAAAGCCGAACCTCCATCCTATAGAATTAAGGAAGAATGAAATAGCTTTTGTAGCGCGTTTTGAGTTAGCACAGAAACGTCAAGATATCATGATTAAAGCGTTTAAACTTGTTATTAAAAAGCATCCTAAGGTAAAGTTAGTCTTTTATGGTGATGGGCCAGACATTGATACAGTTAAAACTATGGTTTCTGAATATGATCTCTCTGATAGTATTGTTTTTGCTGGCGTTATTTCAAATATGGACAATGTATACAGGCATTCAAGATTGTTTGTTCTTACATCAGAATATGAAGGGATACCAAATGTTTTGATTGAGGCAATGGCATATGGACTCCCCGTTATTTCAACAGACTGTAGTCCGGGAGGAGCGCGCCTGCTAATCGATAGTGGAGTTAATGGCATTATTGTGCCTGTAAATGATTTTAAAAAGTTGGCTGAGGCAATTATTTACCTTTTAGATAACCCTAAAATAGCTGAAGGTTACGGGGCAAAAGCACAAGAAGTTGTTGATAGGTTTAAACCTGCCAAAATACTGCCAATGTGGCAAGAATACATTAATGCAATAATTTTCTAA
- a CDS encoding O-antigen ligase family protein, which yields MDKKANVFSIKFKKDSLYMFVLFIYIFLAYATSYFSLPEIYLQCSLYIFFLFSFIRLLLKKAKIPITFISWYAGFLLICTVSLLYASSLELSINMSSNLLMAFFFGISMSVFLQIENGSEKLMKIFIITGLIVGTFLALTFSPEHSWSRLGEDFGVNENLVGLMYLIPLCFAFVNLYRKSFVTLSALAAIVCGYNVLISGSKKAVLGFLVFVLVYLISEKKVSKKIRNTILIIFMVMFVSIMIMNTPSLYNVVGYRFEMMYQNLINDSGTNSSTTIRINMIQYGLHLFAESPIWGYGINNFAHYWSMFSGKQTYSHNNYIELLVDLGILGFIIYYSVHFYLAKKLLKTRKCNVPNRAIYFALLALILFYDFGMVSYYDTRIITLIVFVIYGTVINVKRKQGEIAHEAIVNSKRL from the coding sequence ATGGATAAAAAAGCTAATGTTTTTTCAATAAAGTTTAAAAAAGATAGTCTTTATATGTTTGTTTTATTTATATATATTTTTTTAGCCTATGCAACTAGTTATTTCAGTTTGCCAGAAATTTATCTACAATGTAGCTTATATATTTTTTTTCTTTTTTCTTTTATCAGACTGTTACTTAAGAAGGCGAAAATTCCAATTACATTTATTTCATGGTACGCAGGTTTCCTTTTAATTTGTACAGTTTCATTGCTTTATGCAAGTTCATTGGAATTGTCTATAAATATGAGTTCAAATTTACTAATGGCATTTTTCTTTGGTATATCGATGTCAGTTTTTTTGCAGATAGAAAACGGCTCAGAAAAACTCATGAAAATATTCATTATAACAGGGCTCATTGTTGGAACATTTCTAGCTTTGACCTTTAGCCCGGAACATTCTTGGAGCAGACTAGGCGAAGACTTTGGAGTCAATGAAAACTTGGTGGGTCTTATGTATCTAATACCTTTGTGCTTTGCTTTTGTTAACTTATATAGAAAAAGCTTTGTTACTTTAAGTGCTTTAGCTGCTATAGTGTGTGGATATAATGTATTAATATCCGGTTCTAAAAAGGCTGTTCTTGGCTTCTTGGTTTTTGTTTTGGTGTATTTGATATCAGAAAAAAAAGTGTCTAAAAAAATTCGGAACACTATACTGATTATATTTATGGTTATGTTTGTCTCCATAATGATTATGAACACACCAAGTTTATATAATGTCGTTGGTTACCGATTTGAAATGATGTACCAAAATTTAATTAATGATAGCGGCACAAATTCATCCACTACTATCCGAATAAATATGATTCAATACGGATTACATTTGTTTGCTGAAAGTCCAATATGGGGATATGGAATTAACAATTTTGCACATTATTGGAGTATGTTTTCTGGAAAACAAACTTATTCTCATAACAACTACATTGAGTTATTAGTTGATTTAGGGATTTTAGGATTTATAATATACTATAGTGTTCACTTTTATTTGGCGAAAAAACTACTAAAGACAAGAAAATGCAATGTGCCAAATAGAGCAATATATTTTGCGCTTCTTGCATTGATTCTTTTTTATGATTTTGGCATGGTATCATATTATGATACAAGGATAATTACGTTAATAGTATTTGTTATATATGGCACAGTTATAAATGTAAAGAGAAAACAAGGAGAAATAGCTCATGAAGCAATTGTTAATTCTAAAAGATTATAG